From a single Paraburkholderia sp. D15 genomic region:
- a CDS encoding aminodeoxychorismate/anthranilate synthase component II encodes MLLMIDNYDSFTYNLVQYFGELGEDVRTYRNDEITLDDIAKLNPERICLSPGPSNPQHAGITLDVLREFAGKTPILGVCLGHQAIGEAFGGRVVRAQTIMHGKVSTIETDCKGVFADLPKHFVVTRYHSLAIERESLPDCLEVSAWTEDGEIMGVRHRELAVEGVQFHPESILSEHGHALLENFVKQSKLAGARAATQRA; translated from the coding sequence ATGCTGCTCATGATCGACAACTACGACTCGTTCACCTACAACCTGGTGCAGTACTTCGGCGAACTCGGCGAAGACGTGCGCACCTATCGCAACGACGAAATCACCCTCGACGACATCGCGAAGCTCAACCCTGAGCGCATCTGCCTGTCGCCCGGCCCGAGCAATCCGCAGCACGCCGGCATCACGCTCGACGTGCTGCGCGAATTCGCCGGCAAGACGCCGATTCTCGGCGTCTGCCTCGGCCATCAGGCGATCGGCGAGGCGTTCGGCGGTCGCGTGGTGCGCGCGCAGACCATCATGCACGGCAAGGTCAGCACGATCGAAACCGATTGCAAGGGTGTGTTCGCCGACCTGCCGAAGCATTTCGTCGTGACCCGCTACCACTCGCTCGCGATCGAACGCGAATCGCTGCCCGACTGCCTCGAAGTATCGGCATGGACCGAGGACGGCGAGATCATGGGCGTGCGTCACAGGGAACTGGCGGTGGAAGGCGTGCAATTCCATCCGGAATCGATCCTGTCGGAACACGGCCACGCGCTGCTCGAAAACTTCGTGAAGCAGTCGAAACTCGCGGGTGCCCGTGCGGCCACGCAACGCGCCTGA
- the trpD gene encoding anthranilate phosphoribosyltransferase, giving the protein MSITPQEALQRTIEHREIFHDEMLHLMRLIMRGELSPVMSAAIITGLRVKKETIGEITAAATVMREFARHVDVQDNSNFVDIVGTGGDGSQTFNISTATMFVAAAAGAKVAKHGGRGVSSKSGSADVLEALGVNIDLQPDQVAASIAETGMGFMFAPNHHPAMKNIAPVRRELGVRTLFNILGPLTNPAGAPNQLMGVFHADLVGIQVRVMQRLGAKHVLVVYGMDGMDEVSLGAATQVGELRDGQIHEYEIHPEDFGMQMVSNRTLKVADAAESKTMLIEALDNKPGVAREIVTLNAGTALYAANVAASIADGIALAREAIASGKARAKVDALIRFTQQFKQ; this is encoded by the coding sequence ATGTCGATTACGCCCCAGGAAGCGCTGCAGCGGACCATCGAGCATCGCGAGATTTTCCACGACGAAATGCTGCATCTGATGCGCCTCATCATGCGCGGCGAACTGTCGCCGGTGATGTCGGCGGCGATCATCACCGGCTTGCGCGTCAAAAAAGAGACCATCGGCGAAATCACCGCGGCCGCCACGGTGATGCGTGAATTTGCCCGGCACGTCGACGTGCAGGACAACTCGAACTTCGTCGATATCGTCGGCACCGGCGGCGACGGTTCGCAAACCTTCAATATTTCCACGGCCACCATGTTCGTCGCCGCCGCGGCCGGCGCGAAAGTCGCGAAACACGGCGGCCGGGGCGTGTCGAGCAAGTCGGGCAGCGCGGACGTGCTCGAAGCGCTCGGCGTGAATATCGATCTGCAGCCGGACCAGGTGGCCGCATCGATCGCGGAAACCGGCATGGGCTTCATGTTCGCGCCGAACCATCATCCGGCGATGAAGAACATCGCGCCGGTGCGCCGCGAACTCGGCGTGCGCACGCTGTTCAATATTCTCGGGCCGTTGACCAATCCGGCCGGCGCGCCGAATCAGTTGATGGGCGTGTTCCACGCCGACCTGGTCGGGATTCAGGTGCGCGTGATGCAGCGCCTCGGCGCGAAGCACGTGCTGGTGGTGTACGGCATGGACGGCATGGACGAGGTGTCGCTCGGCGCGGCGACCCAGGTCGGCGAACTGCGCGACGGCCAGATTCACGAGTACGAGATTCATCCGGAAGACTTCGGCATGCAGATGGTGTCGAACCGCACACTGAAAGTAGCGGACGCGGCGGAATCGAAAACGATGCTGATCGAGGCGCTCGACAACAAGCCGGGCGTCGCGCGCGAGATCGTCACGCTGAACGCCGGCACGGCGCTGTATGCGGCGAACGTGGCGGCATCGATCGCGGACGGCATCGCGTTGGCGCGCGAAGCGATCGCCAGCGGCAAGGCGCGCGCGAAAGTCGACGCGCTGATCCGCTTCACCCAGCAATTCAAGCAGTAA
- the trpC gene encoding indole-3-glycerol phosphate synthase TrpC, translating into MSDILDRIIAVKREEVRAAQQSAPLEELRLEAASRDLRDFVGALRAKHAAGLAAVIAEVKKASPSKGVLREHFVPDEIARSYEQHGAACLSVLTDVQFFKGSVAYLEEARAACQLPVLRKDFIVDPYQIVEARAMGADAILLIAAALETSQMQDLEALAHSLGLAVLVEVHDSNELMEALTLKTPLIGINNRNLRTFETSLDTTIGMLEAIPDDRIVVTESGILSRVDVDRLRAMDVHTFLVGEAFMRAEEPGVELARMFF; encoded by the coding sequence ATGAGCGACATCCTCGACCGAATCATCGCGGTCAAACGCGAAGAAGTCCGCGCGGCGCAGCAAAGCGCGCCGCTCGAAGAACTGCGCCTCGAAGCGGCGTCGCGCGACCTCCGCGATTTCGTCGGCGCACTGCGCGCGAAGCACGCGGCGGGTCTCGCCGCCGTGATCGCGGAAGTGAAGAAGGCGAGCCCGTCGAAAGGCGTGCTGCGCGAGCATTTCGTACCCGACGAGATCGCCCGTTCATATGAACAGCACGGCGCGGCCTGTCTGTCCGTGCTGACCGACGTGCAATTCTTCAAGGGCAGCGTCGCTTACCTGGAAGAAGCGCGCGCGGCCTGCCAGTTGCCGGTGTTGCGCAAGGACTTCATCGTCGATCCTTATCAGATCGTCGAAGCGCGCGCGATGGGCGCCGACGCGATCCTGCTGATCGCCGCCGCGCTCGAAACCTCGCAGATGCAGGACCTCGAAGCGCTCGCGCATTCGCTCGGTCTGGCCGTGCTGGTCGAAGTGCACGACAGCAACGAGCTGATGGAAGCGCTCACGCTGAAGACGCCGCTGATCGGCATCAACAACCGCAATCTGCGTACCTTCGAAACGTCGCTGGACACGACCATCGGCATGCTCGAAGCGATTCCGGACGACCGCATCGTCGTCACCGAGTCGGGCATTCTGTCGCGTGTCGACGTGGACCGGCTGCGCGCGATGGACGTGCATACGTTCCTCGTCGGCGAGGCGTTCATGCGCGCGGAAGAACCGGGTGTGGAACTTGCGCGGATGTTTTTCTGA